The sequence AGCGGGGAAGATTCCGTCGTTGGTGGCAAGGCAGGGTGATCGCTGGGGCTGGTGACGGCATGATCGACTTTCTTAATCGCTACCCGGTAATGACCAGCCGGCGCGCCGTCGCCAGGCTCGTAGGTGGATAGCTGAAATCTTCCCGCTTTGTCGGTCTTAGCATAGGCGGTAAGATTGAGTTGCTCGGAGCTGAACAACACCGTTGCCCCTGCCAGCGGTTTTCCGTTGAGGGTAACAATTCCACCCGCTTCGACGGTTACGGAACGCCCTGGAACCTTGGTGGAAGATTCCGAATTGCAACCAATCACGCAGGCCAATCCCAACACAATGGGCATCAGGCCATAACGATTCATCTTGCTAGGCTCCTGGAGTTTGTTCGCTGCCACTCTTGCTTCCCATCGATCCCCAAACTCCATAGGGACTTGGACCAGAGGTAACAGCCTGTGCGCCTTGATTGCCGCAGTCGATCGCTTCAGTGATAAAGCGGACCGATCCGTCGGCAAAAACACACATCGCCCCATCGGGGTGTTCGCTCGATGCGGTATAGTAGCCATCTTGGGCTTCATGGCTTGCATAAGCACATTGCGGGCTATTAGGTGGCAAGCAGGTGTTCATGGCCGAGAACGCCGAGCCACCATCGGACCAGCGACCACCCGGGGCAGGATTCGATTTGGCGTAACCACTAAAAGAGTCAAACGTCACCGCACACTCGGCTGGCGTTTCGGGATCACTTCCATATCCCACATTGCGTTTGTCCCGTTTACTGCTCGGAAATGCCCGCTCAGCCAATGCAATCGTGAGGCTGGCTCCGTCGGTGATGCTATCGAAGGTCGCATGATTCACCAGGCCAAAGATGCCCCGTGGTTCCAGCGATTCGGTATCGGGCGAATCCCCCGCGCAAAAAGCGTAGTTCGTATCGCCGATCCCCTCTTGCAAGTAGTGATCTGGGCTGGAAGGACAACGCAAGATATTGAAATGATGCTTCCAAGGCTGGTAATTACTTTCCCAAGGGGTTTTCGTTTGCCCTGATAGTTGCAACTCTTCCACCACTCCTCCTTGCTCGAGCAACGGCAACAACGCCACGAGCCCACTCAATCGCTGAAACGGAGCAATCGGGCCGCCGTTGAATTGATGCTGGCCTGGGCCACCTTCTCGATACGGCAAAGCGGAAAAGATGTCGTGATAGTTGTGTAGCGCCACACCAATCTCTTTCAGATTATTGGTGCATTGCATCCTCCGTGAAATCTCGCGAGCTTGCTGGACCGAGGGTAGCAACAAAGCCACGATCAGGCCGATGGTAGCCACCAAGATCAATAGTTCAACCAGGGAAAATCCACTTCGTGTGGCTCTGGAAGCGTACAATTTGAGGTCTCCGAGGGAGAATTTCGTAAGGGCACAGGAATCAACTCAGTAAGGACTCAAACGGCGTTCCAAACTGTGGGCAACATTTAACCATTATCGAGGCTAAACAGCGGTATACCGAACGAGAATCGCCATTAGCGAAAACGACTTCCCCTTAACGGCCTGGCAACGACCAACGATCTCCCCAAGAGTTTTTAACAAACTTCAGCAGAAACCAGGAGTAAAACACTTGGCACTGTCTCCTATCCCCCAAAAGCAAGGACTGCTGCCGCCTCGTTAGGCGATCGTTCTTAGAACTGCCTAATCGATGCGCTATCTCGTGCTATAGAACCTGCGTTAACCCTGGCGGTAGTTCAGCCGAATTGAAAATGAAGTTTCGAACTCTGGGCTGCGGTGAATGAGAAAACACGGAAATCGGATTCGCCAGGAATCTTGTCCGAATACTAGCTTCCGCAACTTTCAGGGCGTTACAATGAGCGGGCCTCGTCGGGAGGATGAGTCGGTTTCGTTGGCCCTGATACGGTTTCGCAGGAATGTATTTACTAGAAAATCCCGTTTTGCAGCGGGAGTTGCTCGTCAATCTTCGGACAGCTCGAGCTTTCTTGCTATTGCTTGCCTATCAGGTTTTATTGGCGGCAATTGTCTATTTTGCGTGGCCGCAAGTCGAACGGCTTGATCTTTCGACCG comes from Bremerella cremea and encodes:
- a CDS encoding carboxypeptidase regulatory-like domain-containing protein, whose protein sequence is MNRYGLMPIVLGLACVIGCNSESSTKVPGRSVTVEAGGIVTLNGKPLAGATVLFSSEQLNLTAYAKTDKAGRFQLSTYEPGDGAPAGHYRVAIKKVDHAVTSPSDHPALPPTTESSPLLPAKYADCETSDLEAVVAEGKDNSFTFQLFDLLETS
- a CDS encoding DUF1559 domain-containing protein; translated protein: MYASRATRSGFSLVELLILVATIGLIVALLLPSVQQAREISRRMQCTNNLKEIGVALHNYHDIFSALPYREGGPGQHQFNGGPIAPFQRLSGLVALLPLLEQGGVVEELQLSGQTKTPWESNYQPWKHHFNILRCPSSPDHYLQEGIGDTNYAFCAGDSPDTESLEPRGIFGLVNHATFDSITDGASLTIALAERAFPSSKRDKRNVGYGSDPETPAECAVTFDSFSGYAKSNPAPGGRWSDGGSAFSAMNTCLPPNSPQCAYASHEAQDGYYTASSEHPDGAMCVFADGSVRFITEAIDCGNQGAQAVTSGPSPYGVWGSMGSKSGSEQTPGA